A portion of the Colius striatus isolate bColStr4 chromosome 1, bColStr4.1.hap1, whole genome shotgun sequence genome contains these proteins:
- the ABHD13 gene encoding protein ABHD13, which translates to MEKSWMLWTFVKRWLLALASWSWSLCRICLLPLIVTFHLYGGIMLLILIFVSIAGILYKFQDVLLYFPEQPSSSRLYVPMPTGIPHENIFIKTKDGVLLNLILLRYTGDNAAYSPTIIYFHGNAGNIGHRLPNALLMLVNLKVNLILVDYRGYGKSEGEASEEGLYLDSEAVLDYVMTRSDLDKTKIFLFGRSLGGAVAIHLASENSHRISAIVVENTFLSIPYMASTLFSFFPMRYLPLWCYKNKFLSYRKISQCRMPSLFISGLSDQLIPPVMMKQLYELSPARTKRLAIFPDGTHNDTWQCQGYFTALEQFIKEVIKSHSPEEMAKTSSSVTII; encoded by the coding sequence ATGGAAAAGTCATGGATGCTTTGGACCTTTGTTAAAAGATGGCTACTAGCTTTGGCTTCTTGGTCTTGGAGTCTCTGCCGTATTTGTCTTTTACCCTTGATAGTAACTTTTCACTTGTACGGAGGCATTATGCTACTCATATTAATATTTGTATCAATAGCGGGTATTCTATATAAATTCCAGGACGTGCTGCTTTACTTTCCTGAACAGCCCTCCTCATCACGCCTTTATGTTCCTATGCCTACTGGTATACCACACGAAAATATCTTCATCAAAACCAAAGATGGAGTTCTTCTCAACCTTATCCTGCTGAGATACACAGGAGACAATGCAGCGTATTCTCCAACCATCATTTACTTTCACGGGAATGCAGGCAACATTGGCCACAGGTTGCCAAACGCTTTGTTAATGCTGGTAAACCTGAAAGTGAACTTAATTCTTGTCGATTATAGAGGGTATGGAAAAAGTGAAGGAGAAGCAAGTGAAGAAGGTTTGTACTTAGATTCCGAGGCTGTGTTAGACTATGTGATGACTCGGTCTGATCTTGATAAAAcgaaaatttttctttttggccGTTCCTTGGGGGGAGCAGTAGCTATTCACTTAGCTTCTGAAAATTCCCATAGGATTTCTGCCATCGTGGTGGAGAACACCTTTCTTAGCATCCCATACATGGCcagcactttgttttctttctttccaatgaGATATCTTCCTTTATGGTGCTACAAAAACAAATTTCTGTCCTACAGAAAAATCTCTCAGTGCAGAATGCCTTCTCTCTTCATCTCTGGGTTGTCTGACCAGTTAATTCCACCAGTTATGATGAAGCAACTTTATGAATTATCCCCAGCTCGGACTAAGAGATTGGCAATATTTCCCGATGGAACTCATAATGACACTTGGCAGTGCCAGGGTTATTTCACTGCACTTGAACAGTTCATCAAAGAAGTAATAAAGAGTCACTCCCCTGAAGAAATGGCGAAAACGTCATCTAGCGTAACAATAATATAG
- the TNFSF13B gene encoding tumor necrosis factor ligand superfamily member 13B, which translates to MKSVDCVHVIQQKDTASSPSAPPGAASGTVGLFSVTFLWLAMLLSSCLAAVSLYHVITLKTELEALRSKLIYRVQAKSPLDQPPVSVDANKAGGPVSSFLQVSATGTRQENKLPGPGPAESFQKEIWNKSRNRGRRSVVHTEETVLQACLQLIADSKSDIQQKDDSSIVPWLLSFKRGTALEEQGNKIVIKETGYFFIYGQVLYTDTTFAMGHLIQRKKAHVFGDDLSLVTLFRCIQNMPQSYPNNSCYTAGIAKLEEGDELQLTIPRRRAKISLDGDGTFFGAVRLL; encoded by the exons ATGAAATCCGTGGACTGTGTGCACGTCATCCAACAGAAGGATACcgcctcctctccctctgccccccCTGGTGCTGCTTCAGGCACCGTGGgacttttttctgttacattccTGTGGCTTGCAATGCTCCTGTCCTCTTGTCTTGCAGCAGTGTCTCTTTACCATGTTATCACCCTGAAAACAGAACTAGAAGCTCTGCGCAGCAAGCTGATCTACAGGGTCCAGGCAAAGTCTCCGCTAGACCAGCCACCCGTGTCCGTTGATGCAAATAAAGCGGGTGgccctgtttcttcctttctgcaagTGTCTGCCACTGGCACCAGGCAG GAGAACAAGCTTCCTGGTCCTGGCCCAGCTGAAAGCTTCCAAAAGGAAATCTGGAACAAGAGCAGAAACAGGGGGAGAAGGTCTGTTGTTCACACAGAAGAAACAG TGCTGCAGGCCTGCTTGCAACTGATCGCTGACAGCAAAAGTGACATCCAACAGAAAG atgATTCAAGCATTGTCCCTTGGCTTCTGAGCTTTAAACGTGGAACAGCTCTGGAAGAACAAGGCAACAAAATAGTGATCAAAGAAACCGGATATTTTTTCATATATGGCCAG GTTTTATATACTGATACAACATTTGCTATGGGACACCTAATACAGAGGAAGAAGGCCCATGTGTTTGGTGATGATCTCAGCTTGGTGACACTGTTTCGTTGCATCCAAAATATGCCACAATCTTATCCGAATAATTCTTGCTATACTGCTG GCATTGCAAAATTAGAAGAAGGGGATGAACTTCAACTTACGATACCACGGAGAAGAGCCAAAATATCCTTGGATGGAGATGGTACTTTTTTTGGCGCAGTTAGACTCCTCTGA